TGGTATTACTGACTTACAATGAACGTTGAACTCTTCAGTATTTTGCTTGTATCCATTTTCCTTATTAGGGAAATAAGTAAAGCTGTCCAATTTAGAAATAAATGGTATTCATCAagtacagttttattttactgAACCCTTCAACAACatcagattacacaaaaactcaAACTAAATATAAACCATTCTCCACTTGCAAGAATGTTCAGCGCTTGAATGTTTTAAAGTTAGGCAACACATTGTTATTCTTTCTTGGAGTTACAGAAAGGTtagattttaatcatattcaatgTGTTATAAGACAAAATTCCTTCCCCAGGATTTCTGTTAGTTTTATTTCTCCCTAGATATTGTAAACCATATTATATTGTCATAACACACTAAATTACTAGACTAGCAATGTTTAATGGCattttgcagaaaaacaaaaggtcccataaaaaaaaaaatccctttggAAGCCATACAATGTTTACAAAGCATTTGatcaaacaaagacaaaataaatacatcatgaaagacttttttaatgttaaaagaTTAACAAACAGTCTAATATTGCTGCCAGACACATTGCAAATGGAGGGAAGGGGAGCAGCAGCACCTTAATAGAGGTCACTGTAAAACAATAGCGCTGCAGCTGTGAACACAACATCAGGGGCCTGAGCTACAGAGTAGTCTAAGCAAGATCTATAGCTAATTTGGGACTGAAAGTTATCTAAGTTTCTATATCAATGGGAAGACGAGCGCTGGAAACTGGCATGTGGCAGGCAGCAACGTGCTCACTCGGCCAACAAGAAGGACAGCGCTTCTCATGTTTCCAGCCTCGCCCGCAATGGTTCTTGCTCTGACCAGGACAGGGAAGAGATGAAGCAGAACGGGCGACTTTAGCCGTGCAGGTATCTGTAGATATGATCATCCAAGATTACAGACGCACATGTCTCCAGATGCCGTTGATCTCTCAGTTGTGTTGGTGGCCCACAAATGCCTCTGAGTCACCCGGGCATATAAAGTATCGATTGCACAGGACAagcggagaaaaaaaaaaaagatggtgtgggggttggggggagaGGGCTAATGTGGTGTGTGTCAGTAATCAATGATGAAGTGCGTTACAAATGGacagagaggggcagagagatTGCCtggctgagagagagggagggaggatcTGTCAATGCCATCTGaagagaaaatgtatattacCCCTGGGTGGATCGTGGACCATATCTGTCCCTCAAGTACTTTCTTGTTcttatttattactttcttttccatttcacTTGCAGGATACAAACTGCTTCCAGTTACCAGCATGTGTTGGGAACCACTCTGCCACAGGAaaactgtgttgttttttaagttcataGCATTATTACAAGCCTACATGTTGTGCCctggatttattatttttttttaaacccttaAGAACCCAGTGTGTATCATAAACATTTAGCAGGCTTGACATTATTATCCCAATTTACCAGGCCTCTGTAGGTCACACAAAAGTCACTCTGGGTTCCTAAGGTTTGTGTATTCCTTAACATACCAACTGCTAAGGTCTGGTGAAGAGGTTTGCATGAAATAACTAGCAAAAACTAGGCAGGAAGTTTAAAAGTTAATGGAAGGGTGAGGTGGGAAGGTAAACTGAGTTTGAGGACCCACAAAGCACCTAGAGTCTGGCTGTGAGAAAGTGCAGTAATGGAGAGCCACTCCAGGAATCAATACCATGATTAATCTTGGCACCAGTGAGCTAAAGGCAGCTAGAGGCGGAGAGCAGCAAGTCGCAGGTGAAATGACCAGAAGAATGGGATTTATGAAGTTTGCTGTAAACACTGGCTCCAGGGCGTGGGGAAATGTGAACTCCGAGAAATTATCAGGCAAACCCAATGGATTttgctgtaaaataataatctcgCTTTTGATGTTTAAACATCTTTCCCTGCCTCACACGATGCACAGTGTCTGAAAGGCACTTCAAAGATGGAAAGGAATGACAAAATCATACCTTGCAGCAGTCTCAGTGTGTAAATATTTTCCACTCAGCTtctaaattaaattttaatcttaGCTGTTgcaatttttttccccttcccctCCCACAGGGTTTACGCACACTGATGAGTACTGAATGTAATAAGATGCAATGAAAAAAACGGCCCATATAATATGAATTTCACCACATTTTAGGCTTCCGTTCTTCAGAATAGATATTAAAGAAGCACTCACATCATCAGAAAACACttgattttggtttgttttttgcctcAAATATAGACCACAATATATCCTGTTCAGCTTCTTTTACTCGCTGGCTTTGTGTGGATCTATTGGACTGATATTATGATACTTTTTCAGAATGACCTTATCCCCCCCCTTGTGATCACAAGGTAGCATTAATCAATACACTTACTTATCCGCAGCTCTCAGCTATGACAGATCTCTATTAGTCTACCACACACAGCTATGGGGTTGCTACACCAATCGCTTTAAATTTGACTGCTGAGATATTCACGATGTGAAATGGATTTCCAAGCAGTTTTGTCTGATGCAAGGTGACAAATGCCACCCTTGTGTAAACAtgttataaaatgttattttcagaGTGTGTCGTCTAAGGGAGTGGTACACTTCAGTTGCATGCATGGGAGAGAAGTTCTAAAGTGACTCTCCAGTCGTCAGCAATCTTTAGGTTTTTGTTGCAGTTGAGCTCTTAAATAACTGGTTAATTGGACCATTTTAACCCTTTTTCCAGGCCTGAATATTTTGAATAGACTTACAGCAGTGTCCCCTGCTGGCGTATTCCCAAAacatctgttgttgttttttgtctgaTTGTTTTACTATAAGCTTCATAAAAGAGGAACCAAGTAATTAAAGCTACATCTTCTTGGACACAATTCCCTCATCCTTCGGGAAGAATTGAATTTCCTGACATTTGGATACAGAGTTTCCGATGCCTTGCATATAGTCCTTTTTGTTACTGTAAGCAGATTGTTCAGGAGGTTCATGGGTCCTTTGGCATTAGACATGCATTTCCTCACATCTCAGCAGCGCTGGAACTAAGCGCCTGGTCTTAAGACATATTTCTGATTTATTGAAGACACTGCAAAATGGTTCTTTGATAGATTTCACCTTCATGAATCCAGAAAAGTGCTCTGCACTTAATACCAATTTTACATGGCTATGACCGACCAGGTATTCTGCTCCCTGGTTACAAACATCTATATTTGCCGTAATCTCCCTAAATATGGCGGAGGAGAAAATGAGAATTACATTTTCCACATACAGTTTGATAACAGTATTTTTACTGAAgcttttcccctctctcccccctatCTGTTCTGCACTTTGGTAGAGGCACTGTTTGGAGTGAATAAACTCACTAAAGGCATGAGTGACTTCATAGTAACATAAAGACCCTGAGGGGCAATCCTGTTCTGCCACCAAAGGCAGTGAAATCTGCCCTCTGCTCTGCTAATACACGCGTAATGCGGAATGACATTAAAGCCACATCCCCAGGAATGAGGGGAGGGTCACCCATCGAACAAAGCCCCCCCACTGCATGAGCCAAGCGAATGAGCTGGTGTGTTCTGCCCCAGTCCTTTCATTTTGCCCCTCTCACAACAATTTAAAGTTAATGCAAGATTAACTGATCTCTGTTTATCTTCGAATGCCGTGCCTGCTAGGCCCTCTTCCCTTAATCAGTACAGCGTGATTACAGTTCCCACAAGCCCCAGCGAACCTCCGAGCAGGTTTGCTTCTCTCAGAATGCTCTGCTTGTAATAAAACTTTATTTCCATAATCCACTTTACAGAAATAGACAAGACAGCAGCCACCAAGGGCTGGATCCCATTGAGCTGCGGAGAGTTAATGTTGGCGAGGTTCACCTGTTTTGTAAGTGGGTGGTGATTTGTGTAGCTCGGGTCtcaaaacattttcttcctgtAATACAATAACTTCTGAGaaattaaataacattacataCTATATAATCAGATAACAGTTGCAGACAACAAAATTAGTAGTTATTGCCTCAAATACTTTCCATACAGTTCGGTGCTTTCCAGCTTCAAGCAtgctccacccccccacccggTGTTGTCAGACTCAACCTATCTGAGCTTGTTTGTAAAATACTTGCTCTTTTCATCTGATTAGTATCATGGTGAAAGGAAAGGTACGCAATCTGACATGACTTGTTTAAATGCCAGCCATGGCAAAGACAAAGGAGTTATTTTTAGAGGAACAAAAGAGCGTTTCAAAATTAATTGTGCATATTGGGAAGGGATCATTCACAGTGAGTCACTCGAAAAGTTCTAAATTAATGACAGTTTTCTCAGAGAACAGAAAGTGTGAAGACATCTACAAGAAAGGAAACTTTCTGCTAATTAAACATCTTGAACAAATACAAAGAGCCTCTATTATTGGCTAGGGAGCAGTGACTGAGCATTTCTAAGAAAATGTTGACAAATGTACCAGCGCATCAGGAAAGATTCATCCCAAAAAGGACAAGATACTTTTAATAGTAGAAGTAATTATCTAGCCCTGAATGAGAGTCCAGAACAGATAACTGTAAGAGCCACAGTCTGCATCATTATTTTGATCAGATCACATGGACATACCGGTAAGTTTGCAGTTTTGTGTCCATGTCCAAGTCCAACCTAATAGGCCAGCCAACAAATCTGAGAAACATAAGAACTGCGGTTTCAGATGCAcacgataaaaaataaaaaataaatcaagactGCTGGTATTGACATTTTCacaatttgttttttcctttgccTTTCCAGTCTGAAAACCACCTTGCAGAAGAAGCTGTCCAACGACTCCGTGGATCTGTCAGGGATCCCGCTGTCGAGCCGAGATGTTCACCGGGTCGCGTACTACCTCCAGAACAACCGCGACGCTGTGGCGGCGGTGGACCTGAGCTTCACCGAGCTGCACGACGAAAGCCTCCGTCTCCTGTTGCCCTTCCTGGGTACGCTGCCCAAACTCACCAACCTGGCCCTCAATGGTAACTGCCTGACCCTGGCCATCGTGAAAGACCTCACCGAAGCTATGAAGGACTCCAAGATGTTCTCCAGCCTGGCCTGGATCGACCTGGGCAACAACGTGGACATCTTCACTATGCCCCAACCCCTGCTGGTGGCCCTGCGTAGACGCTGCAGCCTCAAGAGCAGCCTGCCCACCATCTATGAGTACACCGAGGGCCAGCCCTACAACTACCATATGGAGACCTCCATCGAAGAGGCCAGCCACTacgaagaggaggaagaggaggaggaggaggaggggggggaagAGGACAAGCTCGAGCTGGAGCCGTGGGTGATGACGGGGAAGAGTGTCACGCAGAGCTTCACGATGCACTACTGCGAGAGGTGATGTAACAGACACGGCCACCGAGAGAAAGGCTCCCCTCAATTTTTAAGTTacatcccccccaccccgcccccTCCAGTTAGTCCAGTTACCAGTACTGGCAAGTGTGAAGTCAATGCCATACATTTGAAAGCTTGTCCCAACACAGCACCCATACTCGTCATCCAGAAGATTCGATATGGTGTAGCCAGTTTACTTACCGTGGGGTTGATGGTGCTCCTGGAAGCGAGGCAAGGTTTCATTGGAGGGGGAGGATTTTGAGAAGGAAGGCACTCCCTTTTTTCTTTGCGCGGCAGACGAGGACAGCCCAGGACCCGTTTGCAGAGAAAGGCTTGGATCAGAAGGCTCGACGGGAGAACGGCATAGTGACGCTGTTTTCTAGAGCCGGATTTAGTTGATCACCCTAGACCAAACAGTATTTCTACTAGGACTAGCCCGTCTCTTGCGAGTTTGGTCTAGCTGGACATTGTGTGTATGCACTGCTAATCTCCCAACAAAAGACATGAAACACGCTCAACAGACTATACAGCTAACGGTTGACACGTGACTCACGCAAACTGCAAAgtcaagactttttttttttttttttttgtaaacgtTCACTTGTGGATATCACACGTCACTCGTGTAGATGTCAGTGACGGGACAAAACATTGTGTGGCACTGTTTCCATGGTGtgttttattgttctttttctttttttttttttgattaagCAAAGCAGTAATCTCACAAGAACACCTGCAGGATATTGATGAAGGACAGTCTGCCAATTTCCAAAGGTCAAAAACGTGATTATACACAATTAATCCTTAATTAGAATATTATAACCCTTTATTTTCAATAATTAaccgtgttaaaaaaaaaaaaaaagtaaacgtCACTGGCATCCTGGTAGATGAAGGGGAACCAGTAATAGTCACAGTATAATCAGAGTACTAATTATAATGGCATAATGAACTagtctttttaaataaaatcctcTTATTATATGTATCCCCATTTTACAGAGTGTGATTATGGCTTGAACTGATGCTAATTTCTGAAAGAAGATTTGATTTCATTGTAAAAGTTTCTTTTTATAAATGGCTACTTGTAATCAAAAGCAGATTATCAATTATGGTGTTGCATCGAAGAAACAACTCTCACCTGAGtttttaatcaaatgtaattaagaaacctaatttcaaatgtaattctTAAAGCCACCTTTGTCAGTGTTAATGCCCATTAACCATTGGCCAAAGGATGAATGTTTCTCTCACTAATTGGTGTCCTAATGAGAAATTAACTTTTGACAGGCAGGAAAGGAACCACAACAGTCCCTTTTGAAGAGCCAGGATTCTTCTTTGTTCTCTTAATGTACAGGGCATGAACAACAATTATATATGGGCAGCAAtgtgcaaaaataataatggaagCTCCCACAGATTATAGTTGTCACTGGTGTGGGATGACACACTACCAGGTCTTTGATTAAGGAAGCTGTAGTGTTTGGTGGAACCTGAAAATCCTGTCGGTGTCTTGCGACGGTCTCATTAATTGTGGGGCTGTTTacgtctctgtctgtgtgcccATGCTATCATCCATGCCCGTGGGTCTCCAGAGGACTGTCGAAGATGTGACTTGCCCCGTGGTGCCACTGGAACAAGAGTGAGGATGAGCTGTACTGACAAGAGACGTCCCTGGAATGTGAATGTATAATCCGTGTCTTTACTGCACTGTGGAAACCAGACGCCACTGTGAAGGAAATCGACTGTGTCTGTGCTTTACAGAGAAGCTATGAGGGAGGGTGGAAGAAAAATAGATGCACGTCTGCACATGGCTTTGTTATGTTGCATCTCGTCCTTCGACACGTACATAAAAAGAGCTGAACTGTAAAACTATCTGGAGTGTGTAGCTGATTATACAACAGACAAAACCCCTTTCAGTTCTGTCAGTGGTTTACTGATACTGTATATTAACATCAGAAAATAGACAAATGAAAGACAAATGTGTGTGCAAGTGTGAGTTATGTATAGGTTGTGTATCTTGTGTGGCGCCCATGAATTTCACTCATCCTTTTAAGATAAGTTACACTCcataaaactgttaaaaacacTCACAAATAAAAGAGAAATCAAGACTGTTAAATTGCAGTTAACTTGGGTCATTTACTAAGTTGCAGATGAAGTCTCCACTGCTTGTTTTTTAACTGCATAATTGTACTTCCAATAAACCAGCATACAATACATGTTCTAAAGCTTTGTCTTGTCCTCTAGTTACAAACTGCTCTTGGGTTTGCACTTTGAAGACGTCGGGTATCTTCTGGCCTGTTATTCTAAGTGTATTACATATTATTCAGTCCCTTTCACAGTTTTATAAAGCCACAACAGTTCAACTCCACAGTCCTTTTGAGCAACAGTGCTGTATTACACATGCTTTTTGTGCCAACATCAACAGCAGTCTTCAGATATTAAGACTCCCTTTTTATCAGTGTACAAGGCGTGCTCTTTAATTCCATTCGTATGGTGGATATTTTGAGATCACAACACTAGTCTTCTCAGAAAATCAGTTCTCAGAAAATATAGAGGTTGATTTCCTCACAGTGATCTCCTAATCAATGGGGACCATGACCTCACAGATCacaaaaagaatataaatgaATTTCGTACCATGACAACATTGAGACATGTTCTCAAATGCAGAGGGAGAAATACCCAAAACACTTGGTAACACATTTCTTTTGAGCCTTGTAAAATGCTGTGCCAAAACCATTTGCCTCCATATTAACAGAATCAAGGGAGCGTATATCACGAACAACCATCTTAGATTACCACAAGtgttacaaaatacattactgatGCTACAGAAGTCTAACACGTTAATGAAATTGAACACATTACATCTGGATATTGTGACTCTTCTGCTGGGGAATGGTGAGTAGTAGAAAAACAAGGATCATGAGTGACAGACATAACGTGGTATATTGATATAGAACTGCCTTGCGGTCAGTGTGGCGTGTGACACTGCAATGAAGGAATGCTCTGAGaattaaatggaaaacattacaaatctgAACTCATACAAACAAATTGAAGGGACTGAGAGTGCAAGTAAAATTCTCAGTGTTCTTTGTAGCCGAATTTGGGATGCAGACGAGTTCATTCTGGTTATATTTAATGTTGCGTGTTTATATACATAGTGTCTATAAAAAGTCTACACCACCTGGGACAGACATTTTGCGTTTCATGCATttcatacaggccagatttatGGAGTGCTTGGGACATTGTTGTCACGTGTATCagttgaccagtcttggccataaaagcctgcaGCAAAGTTGTCATTCATCAGTCTCCTTGCTCTGTCATCAATTTAAGAGGGACAGCTTCatttaggcagggtcttggtggagCCATACaacttccacttcttaataatcatcttgaccatgctccaagggatattcaaggcctttgatattttttatacccatcccctgaccTGTGCCATTCAGCAACTTtccacttggaagttgtggggtaggacgTATAGATAATTGAACAATGCATTGAAGTTCCAGGCTACATTTTTGAAAGGGGAGGTAGACTTTCAACAGGCACTGTGTGaatatgtacagttaggtccataaatatttggacagtgacaattgtcatcatattggctctgtacaccaccacaatggatttgaaaggaaaaaatcaATATGTTCTTCAAGTGTAGActttatctttaatttgagggtagttagaTCTAAATTGGGTAAATggtgcaaatcctttgcagtcaatgactgcctgaagtctggaacccatagacatcaccagatgctgggtttcttccctggtgatgctctgccaggcctgcactgcagctgtctttagttcctgcttgttattagttttttttgtctttcaaatccattgtggtggcatacagagccaaaatgatgacaattgtgtcactgtcccaaTATTAATAGGcctaactgtatataaacatatacagctctggcaaaaattaagagaccacttgaTATAGATTTcggaacttggagtggtctcttaatttcttccagagctgtgtgtatatacatacacatatacatacacatatgtatacatatatacatatatatatatatatatatatatatatatacacacacacgtatatacatatatatatacatatacacacacacaaccatataatttatttcataatgTTTTAAGAAACCATATTTGTGCATGTCAGTCATTACTCAATGTGTACATATACTGTAAAAACAGACATGTTCATAGCTCGTTCAATAAATACTTCAAACCACAAAGTTATGCTGTCATTCTGTTCTCTTAAACCAgggtaatattttaaaattaacagcTTTAAGGCAGAGAAAGCTGTTTGGTTGTCAGGAAGTGTTAGAACTGCTGGAATCTCTGCTCGAGTGTCAGCAGGGTCAAACTGGGGTTGTTGCTTACTTCATGTCATTGCTCTGAGCCCTGAGAGCTGCAACTGTAAAAATGAATGTACGCCTTAACAGGGCAGAGTATTCTGTAGccccaattaaaacaaatgaaaataaactgaaaaatacCAAACCAAAACTTAAtgcagggaaaataatgaatttgtcTGAAAAGTATATCATATTCCGAGCCCCCCACGATGaaatcttattttaaaacattgtatcACAGCAGCTCTACTGAGAATAGCTACAACCCATTATAAAAGTATGTGAAGTGATCCCAAATCCACACCTACCCAGGTCAGAGTTTGGTTGCTGCTCCCTTAATTTAATTATGGGGCCTCTCCACAGACACACTTGGAGAACCTCTCATAGATAAAGTTAAGGAAAGTTTGTAGGAAGAGTTTAAAAGGGAACTATTGTAAGAAAGGCGAACTAACAAGATCAAAGCTCATCCCAGCAGGAAACCCAGTAACATGGCTTTACAAAAGAGGCCGTTGCGAGTTACACAGGTAACCTCAGTGCTCCTCTCATCTGACACTTGAGATTGCAAATGAGGGATGAGAAAAAGGTAGATCTCGGGGGAAAAAAAGGCATTGTACTTTTCagattattaatggacatcaataTCCGACAATTGCAGCAACAGTCCGCAGGATGTCTTATGTCTTTCAATTTCACTCAGTGCCTGGGCATGCCAAAACATAATTGAAAACATAATTCCACTGAAGTACACTTTACACTATGGGAGTCTGTCCTGTTTCCACATAAAACGTTTTAGGTGATTTgtcatgtgaaataaataaatagcatgaTCCAAACCATGTCGAAACTTTTGCTCCGTTTCCAATTTTTGAGCATTTTCATACACTCACTTGGACAATATGGCTATTCTAGTTTAACTTCCCTCCTTTCCCCGGATACATATATGCTGTGGAACGTGTGGTGAAACACCATTCCCTGATACCTTTGCCATTACACTATGCAGGGCACAGTCATGCATTGCCTTATAATCAAACTGACAttgggcgtgtgtgtgtggatgttgcTTCATCTCATCACAGTCTGAGTTTGCTGATGATTCTGACAGtaaaacagttttgtaaaagATTCTTGGAGGAGAAAAGCAACAAAACACAATGTAGCTTTTCATACCTCTTGAAGATCAATTAATATTTTAGCCGCATTATTTAACATCTCTGTAAAAGTCTCCAAAAAATAATAAGCTAATCATGTCTCAATTCCCCCTGATCAGAGCCCAACTGACCCCAGTGCTGTAAAACTGGTTTGCTCACAAAAGATTTTTGATGTGTGGCACTCGTTTGATGGGGGAGACGCTCTGTTTTAGCTCTCCTCTGACAGGATGGCATCTCCGTGGTGTTGCTGCGCCCCGCTGCATGTCCCTTCAGATGCCGAGGTGCGCCCCACAGTGGGTGTGTGAGCTGCAGAAACACAGCGAGCGAGTCTTCCAGTGTCGGGGAATGGTAATGTGGCATTTCCCTCAGGCAGGCAGCTCCTATATGGATGCTTTGAAAAGGGCACAACAGCCTGCTAACACCACTGGCTGTAaagacccccccctcccccaatccCCAAGTGGCTTTTTCCCCAGATTGTGTCGCCCCAGTACTCACACACTGGGTGACACACTGGCAGAGTCATGTGTGCAGTGTAGGAACAGCCCACAGTCGCTGATAACAATCACAGATGAGGCATGcaacaaaaaatgaataaatacaattttggtattatttcccCCCCCACCTGCATGATCTGAAAATGACTTTGATGGGACAACACCAGCATTGTAGGTTTCTTCAAACAGCAGCATTTGGCAACACACcaagaaaacacacaacaatgataataatcaaAAGCTAGCATAGGGAAATTAAAATCTTGCATTTCACTGAGAGTGTAGCCCACGTATCCATCTATTCCATTACATGCAGCCTAATAAAAAGGCCTACCCAGGGAGACATGCCACCTGGGATACCCCGCACCTATAACCGAGGCTGATCATTATCCTAAACCCTTCACAAACAATCCCCCTCTGTCCACTGAAAATTACCCAAGTGCCACCAGTTGCTGTGGTGACAGATATGCAGTACAAATATCAATGAGGATTGAGGAAGAGGATGGTGGTTGAGGACAGAAGCCGAAAGACAGAGCGGGAATTGGGACCCTGAAGAGTGAAAGGGGACCATCACACTCCTGTCAtcacacacagtgaggggagAGAGTCCAGAGAGAAGCAAACCAACACTAGCAGCATATAATCAGTGCCTGACACAGCAGGATTAGAAACTCCTTCACCACAGATCAGGTCTGGAAGCTACTCACTTAAAAGACCTTAAAACACATCGTTTTCATTCCATGCCTATCAAGTTACGGTTTGGCACTTTGCTGCATATATACTTTCCCCCAGTTTCATTGGCCTGGACTAATGGTAGACCTGGGACAAATTATGTGTAGATGTTTCACAATGGGTACTAAAGCAGGTTTTGTGGAAGCTGATGAAGAAGGTATTTAAACACgcagttttcagttttcttttgctACAGAAATTACACAGAGTACTCTGCCCTGTTAAATCATACATAATTTTttacagctgcagctgcagttTCCCCAGAGGATTTCACAATGAAGTCTAACGTCTAATCTACCTTCTCTGGAGACAATTATGCAAGTTCTCCAGTTCAATGGcaaagataaataaacaatgctgaaaaaaataaataaataaaattaataataatactgtagtAATGACTAACTGGAGAAAGGTCAAAAGAGAAACTAAACCCAAATTACACTTTtacaggatatatatatatacatgggaATTTCCAAAGTGGAAAAGGCCAAAAGAGTCAGATCGATTCTACCGATGTCATTAGTCGCTGGTTaagttgtaaatatatatttatattttttaagtataaattcataaataaaaagcgCATGCTGTGAAGGGGTCAACAAGAATGCTTTTCACCATAAGTCACTGTTCATTAATCATCCATTCATGCTATGTATCCTATTCCAAGTGAAATTCCCTGTTGTGATTTTTGTGGTTTCTCCCTAattatctacacacacacaaatatgtacagtactgtgcaaaagttttaggcacaTGTGGAAaatatgctgtaaagtaagaatgctttgaaaaatagacatgttaatagattatatttatcaattaactaaatacaaagcgagtgaacagaagataaatcaaaatcaaatccatatttggtgtgatcaccctttgccttcaaaacacttctaggtacacttgcacagttttGGAGGAACTCAGCAGGCAGATTTTCCCAAACATCTTCGAGAagtaaccacagttcttctgtggatttaggcagcctcgatgatgtacacttgcacacagtcagggatg
This sequence is a window from Amia ocellicauda isolate fAmiCal2 chromosome 17, fAmiCal2.hap1, whole genome shotgun sequence. Protein-coding genes within it:
- the lrrc75bb gene encoding leucine rich repeat containing 75Bb, with product MGSRLSRQSSLVEDGTTFSKRRRQQQQQQQQQDPAGAGRGASRGGGDFLFASLVLKSDRLPGMLRRASPSPYLRRVGWIREIQALLREYKVEQATDVLKLLRKDLGLEGTSLNDILYKNAAFLNLVDPISHELLLSLARDIQCPKKELDPVKSSDKICRQLIYHLTPHSKWLRPSMPRRKSQACLKTTLQKKLSNDSVDLSGIPLSSRDVHRVAYYLQNNRDAVAAVDLSFTELHDESLRLLLPFLGTLPKLTNLALNGNCLTLAIVKDLTEAMKDSKMFSSLAWIDLGNNVDIFTMPQPLLVALRRRCSLKSSLPTIYEYTEGQPYNYHMETSIEEASHYEEEEEEEEEEGGEEDKLELEPWVMTGKSVTQSFTMHYCER